From one Dermacentor silvarum isolate Dsil-2018 chromosome 3, BIME_Dsil_1.4, whole genome shotgun sequence genomic stretch:
- the LOC119444553 gene encoding uncharacterized protein LOC119444553 has protein sequence MNTEQEEAVLLGLLASTFLAMHDAEKHSQKRRRQRRWWVRPALQEREKLGHATKLLPFLRDRDVEYYREYLRIPPRTFDTLVQLVGPHIRKKDTNFRKAINPEHRLAQTVRFLAAEETLHSSCFSFLNGRSTACGIVSSVCQIASDFEEQWNMPHCVGAIDGKHVAIECPSKSGSEDYNYKNCFSKSLLAISDACYRFLYVEIGHHGSDSDGGVFSRSRLQEAILSNKQGFPPDAPLGNVGNIPFYLVGDEAFPLKTYMMRPYPRKSLHPFLAASTEEEQLHGDQGDSALTSHFAEPHSKRIFNYRLSRARRVIENAFGIMAQKWRILRRPFKAKDDNMRRIISACVVLHNFLLKESPTSRSAYCPPGTADHLDWQGNITEGSWRAEDSSNTALPPLRSTGCHSTRAAYRVRDLLAKYFVTDGKIPWQEYMIKDRTLCSGVTGSGDAPAPESSS, from the exons ATGAACACTGAGCAAGAAGAGGCAGTACTGCTAGGCTTGTTGGCAAGCACTTTTCTGGCGATGCATGACGCGGAGAAGCATTCGCAGAAGAGACGACGccagcggcggtggtgggttcgtccTGCTTTGCAAGAGCGCGAAAAGCTTGGTCACGCCACCAAACTACTACCCTTTCTGCGAGATCGCGACGTGGAGTACTACCGAGA GTACTTAAGGATACCTCCACGTACTTTCGACACGCTCGTGCAGCTTGTCGGACCCCACATTCGGAAGAAAGACACTAATTTCCGGAAAGCAATCAACCCCGAGCACCGGCTTGCGCAAACTGTCAG GTTCTTGGCTGCAGAGGAAACTCTCCACTCATCTTGTTTCAGTTTCCTAAATGGACGCTCGACAGCATGTGGCATTGTGTCGTCGGTGTGCCAG ATTGCAAGCGACTTCGAGGAACAGTGGAACATGCCCCACTGTGTGGGCGCAATCGATGGAAAACATGTTGCCATCGAATGCCCCTCAAAATCAGGAAGTGAGGACTACAACTACAAAAACTGTTTCAGTAAATCACTGCTTGCTATCAGCGACGCCTGCTACAG ATTTCTGTACGTAGAAATAGGACACCACGGGAGTGACTCAGATGGTGGAGTGTTCAGCCGAAGTAGGCTACAAGAGGCCATTCTTTCAAACAAGCAAGGATTTCCCCCCGATGCACCGCTTGGCAACGTTGGCAATATTCCCTTCTACTTGGTGGGAGATGAAGCGTTTCCCTTAAAGACCTACATGATGCGGCCATATCCCCGGAAAA GTCTTCACCCATTTTTGGCTGCTAGCACGGAGGAGGAGCAGTTACATGGTGACCAAGGCGATTCTGCATTGACGAGCCACTTCGCTGAGCCCCACAGCAAAAGGATATTTAACTACCGTCTGAGCAGAGCCCGTCGGGTCATAGAGAATGCCTTCGGCATAATGGCACAAAAGTGGCGCATCCTGCGCCGCCCGTTCAAAGCTAAGGATGACAACATGAGAAGAATTATCTCTGCTTGTGTCGTTCTGCACAACTTCCTGCTCAAGGAGTCCCCCACTTCCCGGTCTGCATACTGCCCTCCTGGAACAGCTGACCACCTAGACTGGCAAGGAAACATCACTGAAGGCAGCTGGAGGGCCGAGGATAGCAGCAACACTGCACTGCCGCCACTGCGTAGCACAGGCTGTCACTCAACCAG AGCTGCCTACAGAGTGCGAGACCTCCTTGCCAAGTACTTCGTCACTGATGGCAAGATCCCTTGGCAAGAGTACATGATCAAGGACAGAACACTGTGCAGTG GTGTTACGGGGAGTGGTGATGCCCCTGCTCCTGAAAGCTCATCCTGA